A portion of the Pseudoalteromonas luteoviolacea genome contains these proteins:
- a CDS encoding efflux RND transporter periplasmic adaptor subunit yields the protein MYPASFKSKVKHLSLALFAVGTLSACSEAPQQQAGFGMQPAQVSVTHVTTQSVPFKIELPATLLGDKEVEIRARVSGLIESRNFDEGQYVKAGHSLFTIELKPFELELEKAQADLHAAEANVAQAKRERDRLEKLKDERSVSKRDFDNAVSAYDISLANLESAKVALSEAKLDLEYAQVKAPVSGIIGREKESQGSYISGPTVLLTELTDTSVMRARFGFSEREQLAMRKDVELGTLTLPKNNEFDATIILQDGSVYSEQGKVNFSDVRVNRFTGTSELQARIANSNGELRPGQFVRVQLSGAVRNQAIVVPQRAVLDSGTGKFVYVATENEQGMTVALPAPVTVGEWVQLNGQNMWVIRSGLAPNQPVIVEGMARIFFPGMPVNVAAQGE from the coding sequence ATGTATCCGGCATCATTCAAAAGCAAAGTTAAACACCTTTCTCTAGCTCTTTTTGCAGTAGGTACTTTAAGTGCTTGCTCAGAAGCACCACAACAACAAGCAGGGTTTGGTATGCAACCTGCTCAAGTCAGTGTAACTCACGTTACAACACAAAGCGTACCATTTAAAATCGAATTGCCTGCTACTCTACTTGGCGACAAAGAAGTAGAAATTCGCGCCCGTGTGTCAGGGTTAATTGAGTCAAGAAATTTCGACGAAGGACAATACGTAAAAGCAGGCCATTCATTATTTACCATCGAATTAAAACCATTTGAACTTGAACTTGAAAAAGCGCAAGCTGATTTGCACGCCGCAGAAGCAAATGTAGCACAAGCGAAACGCGAACGAGATCGATTAGAAAAGCTCAAAGACGAACGCTCAGTTTCAAAGCGTGATTTCGACAATGCCGTTTCGGCATACGATATTTCATTGGCAAACTTAGAGTCAGCCAAAGTAGCGTTAAGTGAGGCTAAACTCGATTTAGAGTACGCGCAAGTGAAAGCACCTGTATCTGGTATTATTGGCCGAGAGAAAGAATCTCAAGGCAGTTATATCTCAGGTCCAACAGTGCTGTTAACTGAGCTCACAGACACCAGTGTCATGCGAGCTCGCTTTGGTTTCTCTGAGCGTGAACAATTGGCCATGCGAAAAGACGTCGAACTTGGCACATTAACCCTACCAAAAAATAACGAGTTTGATGCCACCATCATTTTACAAGATGGTTCGGTCTATTCTGAGCAAGGAAAAGTGAACTTCTCAGATGTTCGAGTTAATCGCTTTACAGGTACCTCTGAGTTGCAAGCTCGTATAGCAAACTCCAATGGTGAGTTAAGGCCTGGTCAATTTGTGCGTGTGCAGCTAAGTGGCGCAGTTAGAAACCAAGCAATCGTTGTGCCTCAACGGGCTGTTTTAGATAGCGGTACCGGAAAATTCGTTTATGTCGCAACGGAGAACGAACAAGGTATGACCGTTGCTTTACCTGCACCGGTCACTGTTGGTGAATGGGTACAATTAAATGGTCAAAATATGTGGGTCATTCGTTCAGGGCTTGCGCCAAATCAACCCGTGATAGTTGAAGGCATGGCACGTATTTTCTTCCCAGGTATGCCCGTTAACGTAGCGGCTCAAGGAGAATAA